The nucleotide sequence CGCAGTGGGTGGGGTTGGACAACTACCTGGCCATCTTCCAGGAGCCGCGCTTTCTCACGGCGCTTGCCAACTCGCTCACGTTCGCCGCCGTCGTGACTACGGCCCAGACCGTCTTCGCCCTCATGCTGGCCCTGGTGCTCAACCAGAAGTTGAAGGGCATCACCTTCTTCCGGGCCGCCTATTACATGCCGAGCGTGACCTCCAGCATCGTCATCACGCTCATCTTCATCTGGCTCTTCCAGCGAACGGGGGTCATGAACTACCTCCTCACCCTGGCGGCGACGTACTGGCAGATGCTGCTGGCGTTTTTGGCCCTCACGGCCCTGGTGCAGGCGGCACTCGTCATTGCCGAGCGGCGGCGCCATCTCCCCGCCTCGGTGCTCGAGCCGAGCCTGCTCGTCGTCGCCATGATGGTGGCCGCCGCAGCGACGGCCGGGCTGGCCGCCGCGGGGGTCGTGCGGGCGTTCCCCCGACAGGAGCCGGTCATCATCACCTGGCTCAACACCCGCCGGCGCTTTCCCGACTGGGGCGCGCCCATCCCGCTGGAAGCCATCATGATGCTCAATACGTGGACGACGGCGCCGACCTTCATGCTGCTCTACCTGGCAGGGCTGCAGGACATCCCCAGGGAGCTCTACGAGGCGGCCTCGGTCGACGGCGCCACGCCCTGGCAGCAGTTCCGGCACATCACCGTGCCGCAGCTGCGCCACGTGAGCTTCCTGGTAGTCACGCTGGGGCTCATCGGGACGCTCCAGATGTTCGACCAGGTGGCCATCATCGGCGACCAGGCGCCGCTCGAGTCCGTCATCACCCTGGCCTACTACGTGTACAACAACGTCTTCCCGGGAGGGGCGCTTCCGCGGATCGGCGCAGCCTCCGCAGGGGCGGTCATCCTGGCGGTGCTCACGCTGGTCGTGGTGCTGATCCAGCGAAAGGTGGTGGAGCGCTGACCATGCCGTCACCCGATGCAGCCGCCCTGGCCCGCCGCCGCTGGGCCCGAGCCGGAGCAGTCTACCTGCTGCTTCTCGCCTTTTCGCTCCTTTTCATCGGGCCCTTCCTCTTTGCCGTGCTCTCCAGCCTCAAAGACAACCCCACCGAATGGCCGCCGCGCCTCGACCCGCCCCAGCTCGAGCCGCGCAACTGGGCCGCGGCCTACCGCCTGGGCAAGCTCGGCGGAGGCAGCGGGTGGTTTGGCGCGTTCGCACCCGGCGCCGTCGTGCCGTTCGAAGTGACCTATCGCGTCACGCCCGAGGCGGCCGCACAAGGTATCACGACGCCGGATGTCCGCGTGCCCCGCCGGGTGCCGGGAGCGGGAGCGGGGGCGGTGAGGTTGGGGCCGTTCGCCTCCGACTTTGCCGAGGTGAGCCCGCCCGAGGTGGCTTCGCGGCTGGTGCACACCGACGGCAGCGTGGTGGTCACGTGGCGCTTCACGGTGCGGCATACGGGCGACGAGACCGTGGACCGGCTGCCGCTCGACGTGCTCGTGCCGCGGGGGTACGAGTTCGTCGGGGCCACGCTTTCGCCCAACCGGGTGGAGCGCTTGGGGCGGGTGCAGAGCTGGAACAGCATCACGCCGGGCGTGATCCCGTACGTGCTCTACAACTACACCCGCGTCTTTCGGGAAAACTACAGCCGCACCACGGGCAAGAACCTCTTCCTCACCTGGATCGGCAACTCCCTCTGGATCGCCGTGGTCAAGGTGCTTACGACGCTTGCGTTCGCGTCGCTCGCCGGGTACGCGCTGGCCCGCCTGCGCTTCCCCGGGCGGCAGGCCGTCTTCCTGGTCATGCTCTTCTCGATGATGGTACCGGGGCAGGTGACCTTCATCTCCAACTACCTGGTGCTCCGGGACGGGATCTTCGGGCTGTCGAGGCTGTGGGGGATGCCGACGCTGCTCAACAGCTTCACGGGGCTGATCCTGTCCGGGCTCGTCGGGGCAAGCGCCGTGTTCATCATGAAGCAGTTCTTCGAGTCGCTGCCCAGGGAACTCGACGAAGCGGCGCGCATCGACGGCGCAAGCCCGCTCGTGACGTTCTACCGGGTGGTGCTGCCGCTGGCAAGGCCTGCGCTCGGGGCGCTCACCATCCTGACGTTCCAGGGGGTGTGGAACGAGTTTTTCTGGCCCCTGGTCGTGCTCACATCGCCCCAGGACAAGTTCACGCTGCCGGTGGGGCTCCTCATGTTCCGGCGGACGTACGGGGTGGCCTTCGACTGGGGACCGCTCCTGGCCGGGGCGGTGGTCTCGGCGC is from Limnochorda sp. L945t and encodes:
- a CDS encoding carbohydrate ABC transporter permease, yielding MPSPDAAALARRRWARAGAVYLLLLAFSLLFIGPFLFAVLSSLKDNPTEWPPRLDPPQLEPRNWAAAYRLGKLGGGSGWFGAFAPGAVVPFEVTYRVTPEAAAQGITTPDVRVPRRVPGAGAGAVRLGPFASDFAEVSPPEVASRLVHTDGSVVVTWRFTVRHTGDETVDRLPLDVLVPRGYEFVGATLSPNRVERLGRVQSWNSITPGVIPYVLYNYTRVFRENYSRTTGKNLFLTWIGNSLWIAVVKVLTTLAFASLAGYALARLRFPGRQAVFLVMLFSMMVPGQVTFISNYLVLRDGIFGLSRLWGMPTLLNSFTGLILSGLVGASAVFIMKQFFESLPRELDEAARIDGASPLVTFYRVVLPLARPALGALTILTFQGVWNEFFWPLVVLTSPQDKFTLPVGLLMFRRTYGVAFDWGPLLAGAVVSALPIVVLFVVFQRYFVEGISFSGLKG
- a CDS encoding carbohydrate ABC transporter permease → MAARAAPAGRRGALRRPLLTERAQEALTAYAFLAPFLFGLVVFFAYAFVRTVYFSFTRYDLFHPPQWVGLDNYLAIFQEPRFLTALANSLTFAAVVTTAQTVFALMLALVLNQKLKGITFFRAAYYMPSVTSSIVITLIFIWLFQRTGVMNYLLTLAATYWQMLLAFLALTALVQAALVIAERRRHLPASVLEPSLLVVAMMVAAAATAGLAAAGVVRAFPRQEPVIITWLNTRRRFPDWGAPIPLEAIMMLNTWTTAPTFMLLYLAGLQDIPRELYEAASVDGATPWQQFRHITVPQLRHVSFLVVTLGLIGTLQMFDQVAIIGDQAPLESVITLAYYVYNNVFPGGALPRIGAASAGAVILAVLTLVVVLIQRKVVER